The genomic region CGAGCAGGGCGCTCTCGGGCGGGGCGTCCGTCAGGTGGGTTCCGAAGCTCCAGCCGGCGGCGGCGGCGATCGCCTTGAGCCCCTCGCGCTGGGCGGCGAGCCGCGCCTGGTAGTCGCCGCGCAGTCCCTCGACGCGGCCGATCAGCGCCGCCCCTTCGCGCTCGAGCCCCTCGAAGCGGATCCGGCCGCGGAAGGGAAGCGCCTCCTCGGCCGGATCGAGCACCTGGAGCATATGCCCGGTGACCGGGATCGCGGCGAGCCGCGCGATCGCCGCCTGGACGTCGGCGAGCGGCGAGAGGAAATCGCCGATCAGGACCACGCGGGCATGGCGCGGCAAAGGTTCCGCCGCGGGAAGGCCGGCGACCGCGCCGGCATCGCCGCGCCGGCCGATCGCTTCGGCAAGCATCTCGATCATCGACCGGCCGGACACCGGGCGCATACCGAGGCCGAACAGGGCCACGCGCTCGGCGCCGCGCAACAAGAGCGAGGCGAGAGCGAGCGCGAGCAGCTCCGCCCGGTCCACCTTCTCCGGCAGGCGGTCGCTCGAGCGCCAGCGCATCGAGGCCGAGGCGTCGCGCCAGATCCAGACGCTCTGCGCCGCTTCCCACTCCGTCTCGCGCACGAAGG from Elioraea tepida harbors:
- a CDS encoding DUF58 domain-containing protein → MIPDAGRARRHEGARAVARAQHAEQVSARLPPLLVAAERVAATVAQGVHGRRRVGQGDSFWQFRPFLPGDPVQRIDWRQSAKSDRTFVRETEWEAAQSVWIWRDASASMRWRSSDRLPEKVDRAELLALALASLLLRGAERVALFGLGMRPVSGRSMIEMLAEAIGRRGDAGAVAGLPAAEPLPRHARVVLIGDFLSPLADVQAAIARLAAIPVTGHMLQVLDPAEEALPFRGRIRFEGLEREGAALIGRVEGLRGDYQARLAAQREGLKAIAAAAGWSFGTHLTDAPPESALLALYLALAPARAGRAD